In the genome of Arabidopsis thaliana chromosome 4, partial sequence, the window CATAAGCTTTCTCTCGCTGATGGTGAAAAGGTCCGACCCGACCCGGTTTTTGACtttatttgttctgttttgacCCGATTCatttttactgattttgaTCTAATTATCTTCTTCCAGGAGAATCTGATAAGAGAAAATGCTTCTTTGTCTAATACTGTCAAGAGACTTCAGAGAGATGTCTCAAAGGTAATTTTGACTCTGTTTCAAATTTGACGTCAGGTCTCtttgtttctaaatttggAAGTAGCtgagattttagggtttttgtttctaaatttgtGTGCAGCTTGAGGGTTTTAGGAAGACGCTTATGATGTCTCTTCAAGATGATGACCAAAATGTATGAAACTTATACTCTTCATGTTCTCTAATTTGCTTTGAAGTAACAAATTCATGATCTTGAATTgattgtgtttggttttgtaacaGGCAGGAACAACGCAAATCATCGCTAAGCCGACACCAAACGGTATAGTTCTTGTGAAGATTTTAGTGAAAACTTGTGTTCATATACCAAAATGGATGGTTCTTATTGTGGTTTATTGTCATTTTCAGATGATGATACTCCATTTCAACCTTCAAGACATTCATCAATCCAATCTCAACAAGCTTCTGAAGCCATTGAACCAGCTGCAACTGACAACGAAAACGATGGTATAGTACTTGCTTGCTCTCAACGCTTAAGCCACTAACCTTTTGTGTTTAATGCGttagtttgttttgtgttatatCGTAGCTCCTAAACCAAGTTTATCAGCTAGTCTTCCGTTAGTATCACAAACTACTACGCCACGGCTTACTCCTCCTGGTTCTCCACCAATCTTATCTGCTTCTGGTACACCGAAAACAACTTCGAGACCTATCTCTCCTCGACGCCATTCTGTATCGTTCGCTACCACTAGAGGCATGTTTGATGATACTAGATCTTCTATTTCAATCTCAGAGCCTGGTTCACAAACTGGTAAGTTCAAACCAAGATTTTCTTGTGGCGGGTTTTGGAACAACACCTTTATTTACGGTTTGTTTGTTATCTTCGTTTTCAGCGAGAACTCGGGTTGATGGAAAAGAGTTCTTTCGACAAGTCAGGAGCCGATTATCTTACGAGCAATTTGGTGCATTTCTTGGAAATGTGAAGGATCTTAACGCCCACAAGCAAACAAGAGAAGTAAGGAGAATCCTCTCTCAATCATCTTTACCCTCTTTCGATTCAAAACTTGGATTCTGATTCGACCTGCaatgtcttttcttctttgttttctaggAAACACTTAGGAAAGCTGAAGAGATATTTGGAGGCGATAACAGAGATCTCTACGTCATATTCGAGGGCTTGATCACACGCAACGCTCACTAAGAGTTTGGCTTCTTCAGTTACACAAAGAACTTATATACTCGGAAACTCAGGATTCATCAGTCTGCAAcattcaatttcttttgtttccttggcTGTCAAGTAAGACCAAGTAAAACTGACAATTTGATTGTATCATTTGTGCTCTCTCGtgtatctatctatctctctcttcttgaataaattacatttcatcatcttcaaaacTAACCAATCAACATCCAAAATACTGTCTACTGTATTGTGTAAACATTGAAACAGAGCAAGGAAGAACAGAAAAGCGGAGTGTTGTTATAATTTCTGATACCAAAATCACATGTGCTCATCGACAAAAGCTTTGAGATGATTAAAGGAAGAGCCTCCTTCTCTCACAGCCTCCGCCGCTAAATCCTTCCACCTCGTGGCATTTCCTCTAAACTCCTCCGCCTTGTCTTCCATAACTTCCTCAATGCACCGCCGTATCTCCTCACTATCCACCACCAcaactccttcttcttccttcttctccatcactctTACACCTGTTTTCCAACAATCTTCTAAAAGCTTCGCGTTCATCATCTGATCATTCCATTGCGGAAACGCCACCACCGGAACTCCTGAAACCAAGCTCTCCAGCGTAGAGTTCCACCCGCAATGCGTCACGAAACAACCTATCGATCTATgattcaaaaccctaaactgaTCACACCATGAAACCACCATTCCTATCTCATCGAGCTCTTCTCTGAAACTACTTAtgcaatcttcttccttctcttgctcatcttctttatttctGTACGACTTATCCGTAATCACCCACAAGAATGGTCTCCGACTTTGTATCAACGCTTTACAAAGCTCCACAAGCTGTTTCTTGCTCAACACGGCAAGCGTCCCGAACGAAACATAAAGCACAGACGAATCCGCTTTAGTATCCAACCACTCTATGTATTCACCGCGACTCGAAAAATCCGTTCTCAACGTTAGTAACGGACCGACAGGGACAATCTTGAAATTATCTGGAACCGAGCTCATGGCTTCTGGCTCAAGCTCTTGGAAAGTGTTGATGAGGATCTTAGGGTTTATTTCTTCCTTCAGTGAATCAATCTGTTCTCGAAACGCGGGTAGAAGAAACGCGTAGACATTGGAAGAGACAATGAAAGAAGGAATATCACGGACAGTAAGCAGTGGCAGAGAAGGTAATTTAATAGAACTAGAGGGGGTATTAGCCATCTCTGAGATTGCATCTTCGTAGCCATTGAAGTAATGGtaaaaaatggagaagactGTTACTGGTTGGACCCAAAGAAGAGCAGAAGGAAGATGAAACTCACGCGCTAGCTCAGCGACCCAAGTGAGGAGAATCGTGTAAACCACGCAAGTAAAAGGCCTGTTTTGTTTCCGGTTATCTTCGATTAGTTCGGTTAGTGTCTCTTTGCCACGTCGTCTCATCTCAGACATGAAGTTTCCAGTGGCGTCTTGACGAGATTTGTCGGAGTAAGCAGAGGATTTGAAACCGTCGTCGTGGCCATCGGAGTAGGTAGCgaagattagggtttcgggGACGTTTTCTGTAGAGAACATGCGGCGGTTGTAGGCAGAGATTGAGGCGGCGAAGGTGACTCGAGCACCAGAGATTGTTCCGGCGAGGCGTTTGGCTAGCTCGAGAGATGGGTTGATGTGACCTTGGGCTGGAAATGTTACGAATAGAAAGTGTGGACCGGTGGGAGAGTTGGAATTGTTGTTGGccatttgtttaattattggttggtgttgttgttactAATGAAAGACAATAACAcaaaagtttggttttatagagAGTTTATACTGACAGACAAAATCTGATCTCAGTGAAAATAGgaaagtaataatattaaacaaagacagaaacagagcaaacccCACTAACTAAACATTGAACAACGCAATTTTGTGACGTTAGTGATGACGAAAAATCTATATGGATTCAGTGGATACGAGCACACGACCATTTGGCCTAccatactttttttgttttttttgaagaaatcgaTGCATGATATACACAAGTTTATCAGATGTGTATATAAGTGATAGTGATATTTAACGAATATATGTGTAAGTGATAAATAACGAACGAGAACATTCAACTATAAAGCCTTTTAtcagtaaaaagaaaagaaaaagaactttCAACGTACGTGAAAAAGTAGAATTGTTTGACATTAATTTGAACGCATTAATGCAAAAGATAAAGACCGAATTGACTGAGACAGTCTTAAAAGCGGCGTTCATCGTGTTATTCATTCACCAAAGTCTACTGGTTTATATTTGTCTAGTCAAATCCAAAGTCTTAGAAAAATATGCTGAATTGTAGCTAGCTTGTAGGGATTGCACCATGTCAAACAACTTTCTTtgctatatatgttttatcaaaaaaactATCACTTATGTATATTTTGGGTTTGAAATTGAGCTATATCGATAATATCAGTACAAACTCTACCTAGTATAAAGATAAGATACGAATGGTATAGAGCCGTGCTTACTCTGTAATGAAAAGGGCAAATGCCCTAAGCCACATCTTATAGCCTAATTTTAGGATGCcacatttttaagaaaatgttagTGTTGTTGGCAAAATTACCTCACTAACAGTCATTTTTCCAAAGATATCCAGCTACAATTCCACTAAaactttattcatttttttttttaatcacatGGGCTTTTGACATAAATCggaaatatttttgtgtatatttatgtttctatGGTAGTATTTTACTTATTCTCTACTAATGTTTGAAAAGTATTTAGTAATTTCTAGTTGTCCAATGgaagttttaaaaaacaacaataaaataataatcaaaattaaatattttatacatatgaGTTTTTAGTTAATTTAAAAAGAGGCtatgtttgttaaatttttgcCGTAGGCCTCTTAATCATTGGCACGACACTAAGTTATTAGATTAATGATTAAAGGTgaagtttttatgttttataatattcAAGAAGTTTGACTTCAATATTTACTCATGGAgaattaatttgatttcatatGGATGAAGTAATTGATAtctcaattaaaaaaaaataatatcttttgATAGTGACGACATGTCATgcaaaaagattaaagaattATCCCAAAACTTGAAAGATAAACTTTCGATTTTTGTCCAAACAAGATcggataaaaaaaattcttaaaaaagaaagatatcgACTATGACAAGAAAACCTGATCGTCACGTATCTAGCCATTTTGTGCATCATCAGATCCATTATGTAATTAATCAATAAGAGGACTGCACAGTCGGCcctaaaaaaatgttatgagTTAAACATTTCAAAACATGCTTGCAAATAAACTGTGATAGCaacattttattaattagttcGATAAAACAAGTGAATTTGGgttcatatataattatggttccattatttcctttttaatctCATTCTAACACAAATATACAGATATGTTTACACAAAGTTAGAACACAATAAGATTTTCTGTCTTAGACAGAAAGCTTGATAACAAATTATAAGAAACTAAAGACATTCATGTTATAAGAGTCTTGTGAGTTCTAGACAAAA includes:
- a CDS encoding PH-response transcription factor (unknown protein; BEST Arabidopsis thaliana protein match is: unknown protein (TAIR:AT1G16520.1); Has 30201 Blast hits to 17322 proteins in 780 species: Archae - 12; Bacteria - 1396; Metazoa - 17338; Fungi - 3422; Plants - 5037; Viruses - 0; Other Eukaryotes - 2996 (source: NCBI BLink).); the protein is MSEIEEEEEEGSASAITGSRSFDLPDELLQVLPSDPFEQLDVARKITSIALSTRVSALESESSDLRELLAEKEKEFEELQSHVESLEASLSDAFHKLSLADGEKENLIRENASLSNTVKRLQRDVSKLEGFRKTLMMSLQDDDQNAGTTQIIAKPTPNDDDTPFQPSRHSSIQSQQASEAIEPAATDNENDAPKPSLSASLPLVSQTTTPRLTPPGSPPILSASGTPKTTSRPISPRRHSVSFATTRGMFDDTRSSISISEPGSQTARTRVDGKEFFRQVRSRLSYEQFGAFLGNVKDLNAHKQTREETLRKAEEIFGGDNRDLYVIFEGLITRNAH
- the IAGLU gene encoding indole-3-acetate beta-D-glucosyltransferase (indole-3-acetate beta-D-glucosyltransferase (IAGLU); FUNCTIONS IN: UDP-glycosyltransferase activity, transferase activity, transferring glycosyl groups; INVOLVED IN: metabolic process; LOCATED IN: chloroplast; EXPRESSED IN: 17 plant structures; EXPRESSED DURING: 7 growth stages; CONTAINS InterPro DOMAIN/s: UDP-glucuronosyl/UDP-glucosyltransferase (InterPro:IPR002213); BEST Arabidopsis thaliana protein match is: UDP-glucosyltransferase 75B1 (TAIR:AT1G05560.1); Has 30201 Blast hits to 17322 proteins in 780 species: Archae - 12; Bacteria - 1396; Metazoa - 17338; Fungi - 3422; Plants - 5037; Viruses - 0; Other Eukaryotes - 2996 (source: NCBI BLink).), yielding MANNNSNSPTGPHFLFVTFPAQGHINPSLELAKRLAGTISGARVTFAASISAYNRRMFSTENVPETLIFATYSDGHDDGFKSSAYSDKSRQDATGNFMSEMRRRGKETLTELIEDNRKQNRPFTCVVYTILLTWVAELAREFHLPSALLWVQPVTVFSIFYHYFNGYEDAISEMANTPSSSIKLPSLPLLTVRDIPSFIVSSNVYAFLLPAFREQIDSLKEEINPKILINTFQELEPEAMSSVPDNFKIVPVGPLLTLRTDFSSRGEYIEWLDTKADSSVLYVSFGTLAVLSKKQLVELCKALIQSRRPFLWVITDKSYRNKEDEQEKEEDCISSFREELDEIGMVVSWCDQFRVLNHRSIGCFVTHCGWNSTLESLVSGVPVVAFPQWNDQMMNAKLLEDCWKTGVRVMEKKEEEGVVVVDSEEIRRCIEEVMEDKAEEFRGNATRWKDLAAEAVREGGSSFNHLKAFVDEHM